A region from the Musa acuminata AAA Group cultivar baxijiao chromosome BXJ1-10, Cavendish_Baxijiao_AAA, whole genome shotgun sequence genome encodes:
- the LOC103999933 gene encoding uncharacterized protein LOC103999933 — protein sequence MASLHLSSSHARLLRCSPTSPFPMLPMARARTLSFTPLRSKFSSFPRIYAFSSNDIKVGSNIEVDGAPWRVLEFLHVKPGKGAAFVRTKVRNYITGNTVEKTFRAGSTIQEANIAKETKQFTYKDGSQFVFMDLATYEETRLTEAEVGEKTKWLKEGMDCNVVFWNGRVIDFELPIIVKLTVVEVDPGVRGDTAQGGSKPATLDTGAVINVPLFVNTGEEILVDTRTGQYTNRA from the exons ATGGCTTCCCTCCACCTCTCTTCTTCCCACGCTCGGCTGCTCCGTTGCTCGCCGACCTCTCCCTTCCCCATGCTGCCGATGGCGAGGGCTCGCACCCTGTCCTTCACGCCTCTGCGCTCCAAGTTTTCCTCCTTCCCTA GAATCTACGCCTTCTCCAGCAACGACATCAAGGTCGGGTCCAACATTGAAGTCGACGGCGCCCCCTGGCGGGTTCTCG AGTTTCTCCATGTGAAACCTGGAAAGGGGGCAGCATTCGTGAGAACGAAAGTGCGCAACTACATAACAGGCAACACGGTTGAGAAAACCTTCCGAGCAGGAAGCACG ATTCAAGAAGCAAATATTGCCAAGGAAACCAAACAGTTCACATACAAGGATGGCTCCCAATTTGTGTTCATGGATCTG GCTACCTACGAGGAAACTCGTCTGACTGAAGCAGAAGTTGGTGAAAAGACCAAATGGCTGAAGGAGGGTATGGACTGTAATGTGGTTTTCTGGAATGGACGG GTTATCGATTTTGAACTTCCCATCATAGTTAAGCTGACGGTGGTTGAAGTGGATCCTGGTGTAAGAGGTGACACTGCACAAG GGGGATCAAAACCAGCAACTCTTGACACAGGTGCGGTCATAAATGTGCCGTTGTTTGTAAACACTGGTGAAGAGATCTTGGTGGATACTCGAACTGGCCAGTACACAAACCGAGCATAG